A region of Novipirellula aureliae DNA encodes the following proteins:
- a CDS encoding BON domain-containing protein: MNTLHTLGHYDSQLTHEVEVDIQQAFRSTRYSALRDVTFLWNDGILMLRGTVRTYFLKQLAQECVRDVNGVTHVINSIKVA; this comes from the coding sequence ATGAACACCTTACATACTCTCGGTCATTACGACTCTCAGCTGACGCATGAAGTCGAAGTGGATATTCAGCAGGCATTCCGTTCAACACGCTACTCGGCACTACGGGATGTAACCTTCCTGTGGAACGACGGCATTTTGATGCTGCGTGGAACGGTGCGAACCTATTTCCTAAAACAATTGGCTCAGGAATGCGTACGAGACGTTAACGGCGTGACCCATGTTATCAATAGCATCAAAGTTGCATGA
- a CDS encoding universal stress protein — protein MDALAETLRNSGLDVDTKVIVGKSSVEIVCEVLRDKHDLVMRVAKRASSRRKGFFGTTSKRLLRECPCAVHFVASEQPTSSHVLACIDTSTGEAEDAELNERILTLATTIASRDKASVSIAHAWMVDGEHIHEGRIPVSEFNQMRCERKEYVTRMLNEFLEPGGFSSEDGNVFMLKGYPANVIPKFIQTQKVDFVVMGTVGRSGAAGRLIGNTAEEVLESIECSVMAVKPKTYISPMKLGEYIAASKQL, from the coding sequence TTGGATGCGTTAGCTGAAACGCTTCGCAACTCGGGACTCGACGTTGATACCAAAGTCATAGTTGGCAAGAGCTCCGTTGAAATCGTTTGCGAAGTCCTGAGAGACAAGCACGACTTGGTGATGCGAGTTGCCAAGAGGGCCAGTAGTCGACGTAAAGGTTTCTTCGGAACAACTAGCAAACGACTGTTGCGAGAGTGTCCTTGTGCGGTTCACTTCGTGGCGTCCGAACAACCAACGTCGTCTCATGTTCTCGCTTGCATCGACACCTCGACCGGCGAAGCCGAAGACGCCGAACTAAATGAGAGAATTCTTACGCTCGCCACAACGATTGCGAGCCGGGACAAAGCCAGCGTTTCCATCGCACACGCCTGGATGGTCGATGGCGAGCATATACATGAAGGCCGAATTCCGGTGAGTGAGTTTAATCAGATGAGGTGCGAGCGAAAAGAATACGTTACTCGGATGCTCAACGAATTCCTGGAACCCGGCGGTTTCAGTAGCGAAGATGGGAACGTGTTCATGCTCAAAGGCTATCCGGCCAACGTGATTCCCAAGTTTATACAGACGCAGAAGGTCGATTTTGTGGTAATGGGGACTGTCGGTCGTAGCGGTGCAGCAGGACGGTTGATCGGCAATACCGCCGAAGAGGTTCTTGAATCGATAGAGTGTTCGGTCATGGCAGTCAAGCCAAAAACATATATTTCGCCAATGAAACTTGGTGAGTATATCGCTGCGTCGAAACAGCTTTGA
- a CDS encoding universal stress protein, translating to MKKNLILCPVDFSASTELAITLAVDLAKAGNSKIILLHVIDTNNPPISINVSIDMRLQTRLRKQYLDYHEVDWKFVRKRGDPAETTIAYAKENTVDLIIMGTQGRTELANLVVGSIARRVMAGANCPVVTVKTPVNSGALSLQGSPMPLRAI from the coding sequence ATGAAAAAGAACCTCATCCTTTGCCCTGTCGATTTTTCTGCGAGTACCGAGTTAGCGATTACCCTTGCCGTCGACCTCGCCAAAGCAGGCAACTCAAAGATCATTCTGCTGCATGTCATCGATACAAACAACCCACCGATTTCGATCAATGTGTCGATCGATATGCGGTTGCAAACGCGCCTGCGAAAGCAATATCTCGACTATCACGAGGTTGATTGGAAATTTGTTAGGAAGCGAGGCGATCCTGCGGAGACGACGATTGCCTATGCCAAAGAAAACACAGTGGATTTGATTATAATGGGGACGCAGGGGCGAACCGAATTGGCGAATCTCGTGGTTGGCAGCATTGCACGCCGGGTGATGGCCGGAGCAAATTGTCCAGTCGTGACGGTCAAAACACCCGTGAATTCCGGTGCTCTCTCTTTGCAGGGTTCGCCGATGCCGTTGCGGGCAATCTAG
- a CDS encoding GreA/GreB family elongation factor, with the protein MVTMYSTVRVRDLKEREEDVYTLVYPRDAKLAEGKISILAPIGTALLGYRVGDIVRWEVPGGPTRLKIEEMIYKPNGADLQLA; encoded by the coding sequence GTGGTCACGATGTACAGCACCGTGCGGGTCCGCGACCTGAAAGAGCGAGAAGAAGACGTTTACACGTTGGTATATCCTCGCGACGCAAAACTGGCCGAAGGAAAAATTTCAATTCTTGCGCCGATCGGTACTGCGCTGCTTGGCTATCGTGTCGGCGACATTGTTCGTTGGGAAGTTCCCGGCGGTCCAACTCGACTCAAAATCGAAGAGATGATTTATAAGCCAAATGGCGCAGACTTGCAACTTGCATGA
- a CDS encoding GreA/GreB family elongation factor, with protein MNVSNNVMTRTDLRRLEILLASEFTQAIGCKGYLTRFEQKLDDAKIVDSHEVLPNVVTMNSTFRLRELRTDEAHTYTLVYPEEACIAEGKLSVLTPLGSEILGHCADDEILCRVQDRDERRRIETVSFQPERVGAFNM; from the coding sequence ATGAACGTATCAAACAATGTCATGACCCGCACCGATCTCCGACGCTTGGAGATCCTGCTCGCCAGTGAGTTTACTCAAGCAATCGGCTGCAAGGGATACTTAACTCGATTTGAACAAAAGCTCGACGACGCCAAGATCGTTGACTCGCACGAAGTTCTGCCAAACGTGGTCACGATGAACTCCACCTTTCGACTTAGGGAGCTACGGACTGACGAGGCGCATACCTACACGCTGGTTTACCCTGAGGAAGCGTGTATCGCGGAAGGGAAACTGTCGGTTTTGACTCCGCTCGGTAGCGAAATCCTGGGGCACTGTGCCGATGACGAAATTCTTTGCCGAGTCCAAGATCGCGACGAGCGCCGCCGGATTGAAACGGTTTCGTTTCAGCCTGAACGAGTGGGTGCATTTAACATGTAG
- the rnk gene encoding nucleoside diphosphate kinase regulator has protein sequence MFPPNITINKADQLRLLELLATEYKKVAGCKQHFIDLQNELRRAKLVELGQVPRDCVTMNSIVRLWDNENKESQTYTLVYPEYEDIKASRLSILSPIGTAILGSRVGDIVSWQVPIGQRHIKIEEVLYQPEREDKVA, from the coding sequence ATGTTTCCACCAAACATTACGATCAACAAAGCCGATCAACTGCGCTTGCTCGAACTGCTTGCCACGGAGTACAAGAAAGTTGCCGGTTGCAAGCAGCATTTTATCGACTTGCAAAACGAACTGCGGCGAGCGAAATTGGTCGAACTCGGCCAAGTTCCGCGCGATTGTGTAACGATGAATTCGATCGTCCGTTTATGGGACAACGAAAACAAGGAGTCGCAAACGTACACACTTGTTTATCCAGAGTATGAAGATATCAAAGCGTCTCGACTGTCGATCCTCTCGCCGATTGGAACGGCGATCTTGGGCTCCCGCGTCGGTGACATTGTCTCGTGGCAAGTTCCTATTGGCCAACGTCATATCAAGATTGAAGAAGTTCTGTATCAACCCGAAAGAGAAGACAAAGTGGCCTAA
- a CDS encoding DMT family transporter: MNVWIILLLAEVLEIGWAIGLKYIDAFTKFWPSVWTVFAYIASIGLLAIAVRQLPIGTAYPDGWESEPSAQRSLESSSWASLHPFGDCCF, translated from the coding sequence GTGAATGTTTGGATCATTCTTTTGCTGGCCGAAGTACTCGAAATTGGCTGGGCAATTGGCTTGAAATACATTGATGCGTTCACCAAGTTTTGGCCAAGTGTTTGGACGGTGTTCGCTTACATAGCCAGTATCGGGTTGCTTGCGATCGCGGTTCGACAGCTGCCGATTGGAACGGCGTATCCGGATGGATGGGAATCGGAGCCCTCGGCACAGCGATCTTTGGAATCGTCTTCTTGGGCGAGTCTACATCCATTTGGCGACTGTTGTTTTTAA
- a CDS encoding DNA-binding protein — protein sequence MSSSISLLSSADAAQRLGISVLTLYDWLTQSDVGEFQVRGQQVTIDYLQGGRRGQGRIKIPEKEVQRLLDLMRVKPKSPRSNRPKPIKRSLQHITTTLGRPDD from the coding sequence GTGTCTTCATCTATCAGCCTCCTCTCGTCCGCCGACGCCGCCCAGCGGCTGGGGATCTCGGTGTTGACGTTGTACGACTGGCTGACTCAATCCGACGTCGGTGAATTCCAAGTGCGTGGGCAGCAGGTCACGATTGACTACTTGCAAGGTGGAAGACGGGGACAAGGACGGATCAAGATTCCCGAGAAAGAAGTCCAGCGACTTCTTGATCTGATGCGGGTGAAGCCCAAGTCTCCCAGGTCAAATCGGCCGAAACCGATCAAACGAAGTCTCCAGCACATCACCACAACCCTGGGTCGTCCTGACGATTGA
- a CDS encoding DUF488 domain-containing protein, with the protein MSKKKRTIEIARAYDCPKSDNDYRALVDRLWPRGVKKQSLKLDQWAKELAPSNALREWFDHDPDKWAEFRKRFLRELSENKDEAYELLRTAGDQSILLIYAAKDEEHNNAVVLKEHLGRLKPPDA; encoded by the coding sequence ATGAGTAAAAAAAAACGAACGATTGAAATCGCCAGAGCATATGATTGCCCGAAGTCGGACAACGACTACCGCGCGCTCGTGGATCGACTTTGGCCGCGTGGGGTAAAGAAGCAGTCGTTGAAGTTGGACCAATGGGCAAAGGAACTCGCGCCAAGCAATGCGTTGCGAGAATGGTTCGACCACGATCCTGATAAATGGGCGGAGTTCCGCAAGCGTTTCCTCAGAGAGTTGTCGGAAAACAAAGACGAAGCCTACGAGTTGCTAAGGACGGCTGGCGACCAATCGATTCTACTGATTTACGCAGCCAAGGACGAAGAGCACAATAACGCCGTCGTGCTGAAGGAACACTTGGGAAGGCTAAAACCACCTGATGCCTGA
- a CDS encoding YbaN family protein — MNETDTADESIATGIRKVLYGASAATFFGLGMVGIVLPGIPTTPFLLLMCYFLIRVSPRLHAKALAWPVVGKPLRDWQEKQGVHHRVKRLAYSMVVLLVGYTLIFGDLHLSIKAIIFVLGLVGIIVVFRLPTIHREHGCG, encoded by the coding sequence ATGAACGAGACAGACACTGCCGACGAATCGATAGCCACAGGAATACGCAAGGTTCTCTACGGGGCGTCTGCGGCAACATTCTTTGGACTGGGAATGGTTGGCATCGTTTTGCCAGGGATACCGACCACGCCATTCCTGCTATTGATGTGCTATTTCTTGATTCGAGTATCGCCGCGTTTGCATGCGAAAGCATTGGCATGGCCCGTCGTCGGCAAGCCGCTACGAGATTGGCAGGAAAAACAGGGTGTCCATCATCGCGTCAAGCGATTGGCGTACTCCATGGTTGTTCTGCTAGTGGGATACACGCTGATTTTTGGCGACCTGCACCTCAGCATCAAAGCCATTATTTTCGTCTTGGGACTGGTAGGTATCATCGTTGTCTTTCGCCTGCCAACAATCCACCGAGAGCATGGCTGCGGCTAG
- a CDS encoding sulfatase family protein gives MFKFLAKSTHQSGTLSCRREFPRHLLHRITTLAISACTALFAQTLYTPSLKAESSDRPNIVLILADDQGYADLGCFGGKHVKTPRIDRMAAEGARLTSFYVAGSVCTPSRAALMTGCYPKRNDMAGGVFLAADARGLNPNEITIAEVLKSAGYKTGMFGKWHLGDQPEFLPTRQGFDEYFGIPYSHDIHPFHGNNKKYHFPPLPLLEMETVIELEPDASYLTQRLTKRAVQFIEANKDKPFFLYLPHPIPHRPLHVSPEFVQDVPEAIKAKLAEEKISGKIDYKTRDKIYKQAISEIDWSVGRILDSLKAQGIDDNTLVIFTSDNGPKIGKAAPLKGGKGSTFEGGMRMPAVIRWPGKIPAGTVNGEIMTAMDLLPTFANLAGAEIPSDRVIDGKDIWPVLNRTAKSPHEAFFYYSKNDLKAVRSDKWKLHLGSAKGEGSAALYNLEIDIGEKINVLADHPAVEKRLLALVADFQTELTQNSRPAGFVENPKSLTKPPANKQTQRTQKSQPPIVDPNPAPVVDPGILYRNTIPADKITSTQRE, from the coding sequence ATGTTCAAGTTCCTTGCCAAGTCAACGCATCAATCGGGAACTCTCAGTTGCCGCCGAGAATTCCCACGTCATTTGCTACACAGAATAACTACACTCGCCATATCGGCTTGCACAGCACTCTTCGCACAAACCCTTTATACACCGTCACTTAAAGCCGAGTCAAGCGATCGCCCAAACATCGTTTTGATACTTGCCGACGACCAGGGGTATGCGGACCTGGGTTGTTTTGGCGGAAAGCATGTCAAAACTCCGCGGATTGACCGGATGGCGGCCGAAGGTGCCCGTTTGACAAGTTTTTATGTGGCCGGCTCTGTTTGCACGCCTTCTCGCGCAGCCCTGATGACGGGGTGTTATCCGAAACGCAACGACATGGCCGGTGGCGTATTTCTTGCCGCCGATGCTCGGGGTTTGAACCCGAATGAAATCACGATCGCCGAGGTGCTGAAATCGGCGGGCTATAAAACCGGGATGTTTGGCAAGTGGCATCTGGGTGATCAACCGGAGTTTTTGCCGACTCGACAGGGATTCGATGAATATTTCGGTATTCCCTACAGCCACGACATCCATCCATTTCATGGAAATAACAAGAAATATCATTTTCCGCCGCTTCCGTTGCTGGAAATGGAGACGGTGATCGAGTTGGAACCCGATGCCAGCTACTTAACGCAGCGATTGACAAAGCGAGCCGTTCAATTTATTGAAGCAAATAAAGACAAACCGTTCTTTCTGTATCTGCCGCATCCGATTCCACATCGTCCGCTGCATGTGTCGCCGGAGTTTGTGCAGGATGTGCCTGAGGCGATTAAGGCCAAGTTGGCAGAGGAAAAGATCAGCGGCAAGATCGACTACAAAACACGGGATAAAATCTATAAGCAAGCGATCAGCGAAATCGATTGGTCGGTGGGCCGAATTTTAGACTCCCTCAAAGCACAGGGGATCGATGACAATACGCTGGTTATCTTCACCAGTGATAACGGTCCCAAAATCGGGAAGGCAGCGCCGTTGAAGGGGGGTAAAGGCTCGACGTTCGAAGGGGGCATGCGTATGCCGGCCGTGATCCGCTGGCCTGGAAAAATCCCGGCCGGTACTGTCAATGGTGAAATCATGACTGCCATGGATCTGCTGCCAACGTTTGCCAACCTTGCCGGCGCCGAAATTCCGTCTGATCGCGTCATTGACGGCAAGGATATCTGGCCGGTCCTGAACAGGACTGCAAAAAGTCCGCACGAGGCGTTTTTCTACTATAGCAAAAATGATCTTAAGGCGGTACGCTCGGATAAATGGAAACTGCATCTGGGCAGTGCCAAAGGTGAAGGTTCCGCCGCATTGTACAATTTAGAGATCGATATCGGCGAGAAGATCAATGTGTTGGCCGATCATCCCGCCGTTGAAAAGCGACTGCTCGCATTGGTGGCGGACTTCCAAACGGAACTGACTCAGAATAGCCGCCCCGCCGGTTTCGTCGAGAATCCCAAATCGCTCACGAAGCCTCCGGCGAACAAACAGACCCAACGTACTCAGAAGAGCCAGCCCCCGATCGTGGATCCCAACCCGGCACCTGTTGTGGATCCAGGAATCTTGTATCGCAACACGATTCCGGCAGACAAAATAACGAGTACACAAAGAGAATAG
- a CDS encoding 3-alpha domain-containing protein → MHKRTLMHHHKHNREAAARLTEVPELSPTWQATLSKRADTGEQPNQAKRLG, encoded by the coding sequence ATGCACAAGCGGACCTTAATGCACCATCACAAGCACAACCGAGAAGCGGCAGCTAGGCTTACCGAAGTACCAGAGCTATCGCCTACTTGGCAAGCAACATTGTCCAAGCGAGCCGATACCGGCGAACAACCCAATCAAGCGAAACGCCTTGGTTGA
- a CDS encoding DUF2179 domain-containing protein translates to MLTLLLSSILIFALRVTDVSLGALRISMLVRGRRGLAGLFGFVESFMWLIAAALVLGNLDSPVKFLAYSGGYACGTMLGSTLERWHAVGDSIVRVVTPTSAPSVAPTLREAGYYVTTVDAEGRDGPVSVSLSVVPRRRVHQMLQRIHQISPKSFVTHEETTPIRLPITPAVSVRK, encoded by the coding sequence ATGCTTACCCTCCTACTTAGTTCCATCCTCATTTTCGCACTGCGCGTGACAGACGTGTCGCTCGGCGCGCTTCGCATCTCGATGCTGGTGCGGGGGCGCCGCGGACTTGCTGGACTATTTGGCTTCGTTGAATCGTTCATGTGGCTCATTGCCGCCGCGTTGGTTCTTGGCAACTTGGATAGTCCGGTCAAGTTCTTGGCCTACTCGGGTGGCTACGCTTGCGGCACGATGTTGGGTAGTACACTGGAACGATGGCATGCCGTCGGTGATTCCATCGTTCGAGTTGTCACACCCACGTCCGCGCCATCGGTCGCACCGACACTCCGCGAGGCAGGCTACTACGTCACGACGGTTGACGCCGAAGGTCGCGATGGACCGGTTAGCGTCAGTTTGAGTGTCGTCCCAAGACGACGAGTACACCAAATGCTTCAACGCATTCATCAAATCAGCCCAAAATCGTTCGTAACCCACGAAGAAACCACTCCAATACGTCTGCCGATAACTCCAGCGGTGAGTGTGAGAAAATAG
- a CDS encoding hemerythrin domain-containing protein codes for MTVRINAKPLAGFDRPIDMLIDCHRRIEHFLDVIVRVVERYAGQPLDAEGRRALAAAQQYFATSAPKHTADKEQSLFPRLQSVGAITVETNEMLEQLRQVHHISDELHGRIDTLLQQWLATEESLPDDLLAMLRTDLAALKDHYAAHISVEEEQIFPSAAKALSASQLREMGTEMRSRRGLDGEG; via the coding sequence GTGACCGTGCGAATCAATGCTAAACCACTGGCGGGTTTCGACCGACCGATCGACATGTTGATCGATTGCCACCGACGTATCGAGCATTTTCTCGATGTGATCGTTCGTGTTGTCGAGCGTTATGCGGGTCAACCGCTTGATGCCGAAGGCCGCCGCGCACTCGCGGCGGCGCAGCAGTATTTTGCCACTTCCGCCCCCAAGCATACCGCCGATAAGGAACAATCGCTGTTTCCTCGGCTGCAATCCGTAGGCGCCATCACGGTTGAGACCAACGAAATGTTAGAGCAACTGCGGCAAGTCCACCATATCTCCGACGAACTCCACGGACGAATCGACACGTTGCTCCAGCAGTGGTTGGCAACGGAAGAGTCGCTGCCGGATGATTTGCTTGCCATGCTACGTACGGATCTGGCAGCACTGAAGGATCACTATGCAGCTCACATTTCGGTTGAAGAGGAACAGATTTTCCCTTCGGCCGCCAAGGCACTCAGTGCTAGCCAGCTTCGTGAAATGGGGACTGAAATGCGTTCTCGTCGCGGACTCGACGGCGAAGGGTAG
- a CDS encoding tyrosine-type recombinase/integrase: protein MARNRKSRRQQHGSAWHWKQTDCWYFTPTGTKKRQALFDEDGERIRGKDNKEAAQLALARIRLTDELTPVVSAPSKDWTVAQVCEIYLEDLTNTASPEWVTTSKSWLNEFCGYCGALTVPELKKKHLRSWLQKHKTWNNNTQRNVIACIKAAFNYCCKFDDLDVNPIASYQKPAATARVTSFSPDEEKRIYSATNEAHALFLKCCILTGARPYSEMAIVTADHVVETPHGLFFMLKARTADGGHGHKAAKKTGKDRRIMLCDEMEEITRRLMSTAPKGSGIPLLRTKHGKQWKRCNGVQHFCLIKEKLKLPVDRVTYTCRHTFAKRTLSGYYTGQPVSIEVLAGLMGNTPKVCWDHYAQWADDYNDPLWAALGKTKKKRKAG from the coding sequence ATGGCAAGGAATCGAAAATCACGTCGCCAGCAGCATGGGTCTGCATGGCACTGGAAACAAACGGACTGCTGGTACTTCACTCCGACAGGTACCAAAAAACGCCAAGCCCTCTTCGACGAGGATGGCGAACGGATTCGCGGCAAGGACAATAAGGAGGCGGCTCAATTGGCTCTCGCCCGAATCAGGCTGACCGACGAACTGACGCCGGTGGTATCGGCTCCGTCAAAAGACTGGACCGTCGCTCAGGTATGCGAAATCTATCTTGAAGATTTGACGAATACTGCGTCACCAGAGTGGGTGACAACGAGCAAATCTTGGCTGAACGAGTTTTGTGGTTACTGCGGTGCGTTGACCGTTCCGGAACTGAAGAAGAAACATCTTCGGAGTTGGCTTCAGAAGCACAAAACCTGGAACAATAACACTCAAAGGAATGTGATCGCCTGCATCAAGGCGGCTTTCAACTATTGCTGCAAGTTTGACGATCTCGATGTGAACCCAATCGCTAGCTATCAGAAGCCGGCGGCTACGGCACGAGTGACTTCATTTAGTCCGGATGAAGAAAAGAGGATCTACTCCGCGACAAACGAGGCACATGCCTTGTTTCTGAAGTGCTGTATTCTTACCGGTGCTCGCCCCTACTCCGAAATGGCTATCGTGACTGCTGACCATGTCGTCGAGACGCCTCACGGGTTGTTCTTTATGCTGAAGGCACGCACTGCCGATGGCGGACATGGGCATAAAGCAGCGAAGAAGACGGGAAAGGATCGTCGCATCATGCTTTGTGACGAAATGGAAGAAATCACACGGCGGTTGATGTCGACCGCGCCGAAGGGTTCAGGCATCCCATTGTTACGGACGAAGCATGGAAAACAGTGGAAGCGATGCAATGGTGTGCAACACTTCTGTTTGATCAAAGAAAAGCTCAAACTTCCGGTTGATCGGGTGACTTACACCTGTCGTCACACCTTCGCGAAGCGGACTTTGTCGGGTTACTACACCGGGCAACCAGTCTCCATCGAAGTTCTTGCTGGCTTGATGGGAAATACGCCGAAGGTTTGTTGGGATCACTACGCTCAGTGGGCCGACGACTACAACGATCCACTTTGGGCAGCATTGGGCAAGACGAAGAAGAAACGAAAAGCGGGGTAG
- a CDS encoding GH116 family glycosyl hydrolase yields the protein MDAAIRGSKSDDTLKYIGMPVGGIACGSVVMDGSGQLYVWDIFGGQPKGLINQDVKLPDGYIGFKNGLRKTIRVHDGANFMNPPTVEKFPPPVKSGFSLRVAGGSEFAIGPDDWETIEFVGQWPIGKVSYEDSKSPVRIQLEAYSPFIPLNVEDSKLPATVMAYTLVNESSQPVSIEFDGWLDLPGRNASLQAESYDQATGFLLKVPSSGKKSGGSMGLTVVGDAKPIQKESGNGLRVTAQLAPGESKAIPFIISWHFGHHAYAKKFGNAAAVSQYVSSNFTSLSSQTRLWAATWNDTSLPQWFMDRAMASASTMQTANLQFAGDRFWAWEGIGAGPGTCTHVWAYAQTMARLFPSLERNLREVTDFGLYQLPDGGIPFRPSNNKTKVAIDGQCGTVLRSYREHLMSADDEFLNRNWPSIKKAVNYLIEFDKNDDAYDGLLDGEQHNTLDAEWYGKVHVLCSLYLAALRAGEEMAIDCDDADFQKLCRDTYEMGRKNIEKLYNGEYYIQIEDPKHPNAIGVGPGVYIDQVYGQFWANQVGLGRLYRAEHIRSALNAIWKYNYLTDVGPFREVFKKGRFYAWKGDGGVLMCTWPNGGITEVQREFWTFGYFNEVMSGFEHQLAAHMIAEGDPELLIKGLAIMRTIHDRYAASKRNPYNEIEFSDFYARAMASYGSFLAACGFEYDGPDGVIGFDPVIGPENFRAPFTAAEGWGTYHQTIGNQSMKAELGVNWGSVKLHAINLNPRDLTIKQATVTLGDKHMKTKLLKNQNGVTITLAEPVSITAGQGLAVELR from the coding sequence TTGGATGCAGCAATCCGCGGTTCCAAAAGCGATGACACTCTGAAGTACATCGGCATGCCAGTGGGTGGAATTGCCTGCGGATCGGTGGTGATGGATGGCTCGGGGCAGCTCTACGTCTGGGATATTTTTGGCGGGCAGCCCAAGGGGTTGATTAACCAGGACGTTAAACTACCGGATGGCTATATCGGTTTTAAAAACGGATTGCGCAAAACCATTCGTGTGCATGACGGCGCGAATTTCATGAATCCGCCGACGGTGGAAAAGTTCCCACCGCCCGTGAAGTCTGGCTTTTCTCTGAGGGTCGCTGGCGGATCGGAGTTTGCGATCGGCCCGGACGATTGGGAGACGATCGAGTTCGTGGGCCAATGGCCGATCGGCAAGGTGAGCTATGAGGATTCCAAGTCGCCGGTCCGTATCCAGTTGGAGGCCTATTCGCCCTTCATTCCTCTAAACGTCGAAGATTCAAAACTTCCGGCCACGGTCATGGCCTATACCTTGGTCAATGAGTCGTCACAACCGGTTTCGATTGAGTTTGATGGCTGGTTGGATCTGCCCGGTAGGAACGCATCGTTGCAGGCGGAATCCTATGACCAAGCGACGGGCTTTTTGCTGAAGGTTCCAAGCTCGGGTAAAAAGTCCGGCGGCTCCATGGGCCTGACCGTGGTTGGTGATGCAAAGCCTATTCAGAAAGAGAGTGGTAACGGTCTGCGGGTTACCGCACAGTTGGCACCAGGTGAAAGCAAGGCTATTCCATTTATCATTAGCTGGCACTTTGGGCATCATGCCTATGCCAAAAAGTTTGGCAACGCCGCGGCGGTCAGCCAATATGTATCGAGCAATTTCACGAGTCTCTCTTCGCAGACCCGGCTTTGGGCGGCAACCTGGAATGACACCAGTCTACCGCAGTGGTTTATGGATCGTGCAATGGCATCGGCCAGTACGATGCAGACCGCCAACCTGCAATTCGCCGGTGATCGATTCTGGGCCTGGGAAGGAATTGGCGCTGGCCCGGGAACGTGCACCCATGTCTGGGCCTATGCCCAGACCATGGCCAGGCTGTTTCCATCCCTCGAACGCAATCTACGTGAGGTGACGGACTTTGGTCTCTATCAGTTGCCTGACGGTGGTATACCTTTCCGCCCTTCTAATAACAAGACGAAGGTCGCCATTGATGGACAGTGCGGAACGGTGCTGCGTTCCTACCGAGAGCATTTGATGTCTGCCGATGATGAGTTCCTGAATCGCAATTGGCCGTCGATCAAGAAGGCCGTCAATTATCTGATCGAGTTTGACAAGAATGACGATGCCTACGATGGACTGCTGGACGGCGAACAGCATAACACTCTCGATGCCGAGTGGTATGGTAAGGTGCATGTCCTCTGCTCGCTCTACCTGGCAGCGCTGCGCGCGGGCGAGGAAATGGCCATAGATTGTGATGACGCCGACTTTCAAAAACTCTGTCGTGACACCTATGAGATGGGCCGAAAAAACATCGAAAAACTCTACAACGGCGAATACTATATCCAAATCGAAGATCCGAAGCACCCGAATGCGATTGGAGTCGGGCCGGGGGTTTATATCGATCAGGTCTACGGCCAATTCTGGGCCAATCAGGTCGGACTGGGACGGCTCTATCGTGCGGAGCATATCCGCTCCGCTCTAAATGCTATCTGGAAATACAACTACCTAACCGATGTTGGTCCTTTCCGCGAAGTTTTCAAGAAAGGTCGTTTCTATGCATGGAAAGGTGATGGCGGGGTCTTGATGTGCACTTGGCCCAACGGCGGCATCACCGAGGTGCAGCGCGAGTTTTGGACCTTTGGCTACTTCAACGAAGTCATGTCCGGATTCGAGCACCAGCTCGCTGCCCATATGATTGCCGAAGGTGATCCTGAACTGCTGATAAAGGGATTGGCTATCATGCGGACCATTCATGACCGTTACGCGGCTTCAAAACGCAACCCCTACAACGAAATCGAATTCTCCGATTTCTATGCACGTGCTATGGCCTCCTACGGAAGCTTTCTGGCCGCCTGTGGATTTGAATACGACGGTCCGGATGGCGTGATCGGTTTTGATCCTGTCATCGGCCCTGAAAACTTCCGTGCACCCTTCACCGCAGCGGAAGGTTGGGGCACCTATCATCAGACCATTGGTAATCAATCCATGAAGGCTGAACTCGGTGTGAACTGGGGCAGTGTCAAACTCCACGCGATAAATCTGAATCCGCGTGATTTGACGATCAAACAGGCTACCGTGACACTTGGTGATAAGCACATGAAGACAAAGCTCTTAAAGAATCAAAACGGCGTCACCATTACATTGGCCGAGCCGGTTTCCATCACTGCCGGTCAAGGCTTGGCTGTCGAACTGCGTTAA